The window aatataaaattaatgaaataatatgaaaattaaaaaatataatttaaaatttatttatatgaatatttttaattttcagttttatatgtcaccgttaaaaatttaattttttaaaagtaaatttaaattcaaactttgaaaaaaaccgccaacattttaaattttttttttcaaattttttttttaaaatcaagctttgaaaaaataaccgccaacatttaaaattttaaattttgaaaaaatgaccGCCAACAttttaagatttcaaaatttgaaaaaataatccatctataaatattttcatataccttaacattttttctcatcgttttcttctctccaatctttgttatatttcattaaaattcatcatgaatcattctaattttaatttttatgatgcttttgattttaATGATGGCACTCCTGTGTTCACTTTTCAAGTTGCTCCCACTATGGTGGCTGAAGAAGAATCGAATAATCAAGGGCGGAGAACAAGGTATCGTGACTCTATTCTTGGTCACAATATTGTCAATCGTAATAGAAAGGAAAGTGCGTTAAGattatataatgattattttgctaaaaatcctaaattcacTAAAAGTCAATTTCGAAGAAGATTTAGGATGAGTCGTCGTCTTTTTCTTCGGATCGCAAATGCAGTGGAAGCTCATAATCCATATTTCAAACAAAGAACAGATACTCTTGGTGTTCTTGGTTTATCTTGCCTTCAAAAGGTAACTGCAGCTCACTTAATACTTGCATATGATATTCTTGCAGATCTTACTGATGAATATCTTCGAATTGGAGAAACCACTGCGATAGAAAGTCTTAGAGCTTTCGTCAAGGCAATCGTAGAAGTTTTTGGTGATTGGTATTTAAGGGCACCAAAAGAGGCCGATATGTATCGATTATTATCAATTGGAGAGCAGCGTGGATTTCCAGGGATGTTAGGGAGCATTGACTGTATGCATTGAAAATGGGAGAAATGCTCAATTGCATGGCATGGGATGTATACTGGTCATTGTCGTGAACCAACTATAATTCTAGAGGCGGTGGCTTCACAAGATCTTTGGATATGACATGCCTTTTTTGGAATGCCTGgatcattaaatgatattaatgttcTTCATCGGTCACCTATCTTCGTTGCACTTGCTAAAGGTTGCACTGCTCCTgtcaattatacaattaatgAGCATGAATATACAATGAGATACTATTTAGCAGATAGGATTTATACTATTTAGCAGATAGGATTTATCCTAATTGGTCAACCTTTGTTAAGACAATCCTAAGACCATTAGgagcaaagagaaaatattcTGCAAGCAAGCAAGAGTCTGCAGGAAAGGATGTGGAGTGGGCATTTGGGGTGCTCCAATCTCGTTTTGCAATTGTACGTGGACATGTTCGATACTGGGATGAAGAAACGCTTGCAAATATTATAAAAGCTTGCATAATAATGCATAATATGATTATTGAGGATGAAGGAGCAATGAACCTTGGATTTGACTATGAATGTGAAGTCAATTTCTTTATATCAATGTCACATGGTGAAATACCAGAACtatatgattttcttcaaactcAGAATTGAATTAGGGATAGAGCAACTAGCTCTCAACTATAAGAAGATTTGATTGAACATTTGTGGGAACAATATGGCAACGAGTAGAATCTTTAGATTTGAACTTCTTatgttatcataattttcaagttttttatatatttttttcattatggttgttatcttttaagttaattaatcctaCTTATTATTGTTAAGTGTTAgatgaatttcaaaaaagtattatgaattgatatcaatttcataacaatttatttaaaataaccaagaattttctacatatttaattaaaaatacattacattacaataaatcaatcaaagttaattgaaattaaaaacctctcttttgcataatttataactttctattttgaaaatacgCTGCAGAAATTGGATCTAAATTAGAAATAtacattttcataatttgttcttctttctcaatCCTGTCCAATTCTTATTTCTCTTGACTTTGTTGAATCATCATGGCTTGTTGCTCTAACATAATTTTCCTGTCTTGTTTCTTCTGATCCTTAATTTCAACTAGAGTATCCCTAAATTGTTGTAAGATATTTGTTACAGTTACCTCCCCGACtttatcttttccttgtttACGTTTAAGTTGTTCCTTTGCAGCCTTTTGACCGATTGGTCTATCTTGATAAATCAATGGTTCACTATCTTCTCCTAAACTAACAGAATCAGGGGtagatggagttgatgaagcCAGACTTGCATTGACAtgacttttttgtttattgtttgaCTTTTAATGTTGACTTGCACGTTTAAATTGTCATTTGGGTTCTTTTCTTAAGATAACCCAACAATGTTCTAGTTGAAATCGTTTGCCAACGCAAAAGGTATACATTTGCTGAGCATCATTAATctggtaaaaaattaaagaaattcaataatgttaaaatatgtgttaaataatttaacatggaaatgaatattaaaattacccTTGATTCTTATATCATTCCACTTTGTTGACGATTTTCAATTTGAGTAACAAATTTACCgacttctctatttatttcttgccATTTACTTGAGAtgcttatttgaaaataattattcaagttTCCTCCATTTTCTACAAAGTAAGCATGTACTTGAGCccagaattgttttgtttgttgttcaacTCCTGTAATTGGATCCTTACTTGTATTTAACCATGCAGAGACAAGTAAACAATCTTCTTCTGGTGAGAAGTTTTtacttctttgtgatttttttttattttatggacaTTTAAATTCGAGTATGTTAAgtcattaattaattgattagaatCACTTGGTTGAGAGAGAATATCTCTTGACTCGCTCATAAGAAAGTTGGTAAAAGagcttggaaaatttgaatccatctacattaaaaaaaaaaaactcaagttaaaacCTTATAAGAGAGTGTAAAGGAAGCTCACATTCAATGTCTAGCAATTTTATAGTTTCCATACATGtgaattaatattaagaattgCCTTCTACTTGTTCTAATATTAATCTAATCATACAATTAATCTAATCACTTGGTTTAGTTAcatttttaacaagaaaaaatataattgacctCAGATTAAAATagacaatcaaaaataaatttaagatatgTCActccatgtttttattaatatcaactGCTATCATtacttcttttcaattttatcaaagataacaatataaataaaaattgtcttcCTTAActcacatcaaaaaataaaataacaagaaataaaaatcattacaaatagcaaattaacaacaaaagctCTCAAGAATCAAgagatgcaaaagaaaaaatagaaaaagtctTTAAGCAAACATACCCTTTGATTTCAGCTAATTAACACAAtcgatattattaattaatcgaAGGAcaattgattcttgtttttctaaattagaGAGAAGGGTGAGGCACAATgcaatgttttgaaatttacaGGTAAAGTTTTCTTCCTTCTGTTTTGcttaaatgttgttttcttccttctgtTCGTTCtgcttttaaatgaaaaaaattaacgtTGGCCAACGGATACAAAATAAAGACGTTGGCCAACGGATATAAACTAACTGAGAAAAAAACGGTAGCCAACACTGTTATTTACATTTGCCTTTTGCTACAGAGAAATGTAAAAATAGCAATTACTGTGTTCAACAACTATTTTAGCTGTCAATTTAGCTGACCGGTTGGAGTGCatagaaacaaacaaaaaactaaaagtacaatatttttcttttgcctGTTCTTTTAGCTTCCCGGTTGGAGATGAACCTCGGCTAACTTGGCCCgtgtatatattaaaataataatttaaaaaaatatattattttttatattattttaataaaaataattatccagGGTGATCTAAGCTAGTTTTTAAATCAAGTTTGGCATCTATAAATACATGTTCTTCTCTTGCCGTTGTGATATTCCAGCATGATCCATATATTTTCAGAACTTAAATTGCTGTCCATGTATCCTCAAAATTTAGTTAATAATTCTTGTGCCTTCACTTGAACGTGAAACTTGGGAAACTCAACTGGTTTCACTAGACATGAAGATATACATTTGAATGCTACATTCCTcccattcattcattcattcatgtaGAGTGAAATTTAATTGTCATGAATGAGTTTTCGCATGAAATAGTGgcaaagaaatattaaataaatatatcaatattCTTAGTTTTAATTTACTATCAAgcattttttatgagtttaaaaaattcaaggtaACAATTTTAAGTGAAAAGGGCTACAAACGAAGAAGGAGCAAAGTTTTCAAGCAAGCTAAATCAATGATCAATGAATAATTTAAAGAGGGCAAAAGGCAACTAAATCCAAGAAAAGGGCTTCCTTCACTAATAAATGTGCAAAAAGATTCATCAACACGCTTATAGCTAATGGAATCTTggtaaaactataaataaaatactttaagatatttaaaagatatttttttataattttttatgcatatataaagtggagttttttaaaaaaattattttgtacttgaaatttttattaaatgtggACAATcttaaattaacaaatataccTTCTTTTATTTccaaagttttttattaaatgagtCTTAGACCATAATCCAAACTGACCTTAGTTCAAGAGTGCTAGACTCTTCCATATATCTATATAGAGCTACAAATTTTCATGGATCGTTCTTGTATGAGTGGGAGACGGGTCACTACACTACATTTCGCTCTCATCCAGTTGCATACACCAGAGTTTTTAATAAACTCTTAAACTTCATgaccaaatttaaattttcttaaatattacaTAATATACTAAAATAGATTAGTGTCCCTATTACTGTTTCCATAAACACAAAGCACTGTATTGGAGCAATGTAATAGTAGTCCAGTCCTTGACATAAAGAGTTGCAATGGCAGCGGGGGAGAGATGAGGTTGTCTTTTCGTTGGGGTGCATTTGACATTAAAAGGATAGTTGGAGAAAAAATTTTCAGCACAAGTTTTGGTGGGGCTGCAGGCCATGGGGAGCGGGCACCTGGCGCTGGTGTTGCCCACACAAGGACAGCTGGAGCTTCGGCTATCCGGCCCTTGTGCGGGGTAGACACGAGCGCCACCTGGCGTTTTGGCTGCTCCAGTACGCGGGGCAGACCTCAGCGTCACCTAACGCATGGGTCTTGGCAAGAGGCTCGATTGGCTATGGCAGCCCCATTGCCACGTGGCACTTGGGCACACCCGAGCGCCACTTGGCGTTTTGGCGGCTCCATTTGCGAGGGGCATACCCAAACACCACCTAACGCATAGGTCTTGACAAAATGCCCGATTGGCTATAGCAGCCCAACTGCCACATGGCGCAAAGGCAGACCAAGCACCACATGGCGCTTCCCATTgtcattataatattattatttgtaacaaaaatagtattatttataccacaactgataatatttttaatattcatattattaattataaataaaataataatatttatagcacagataatactatttttatatgaatattttaaattttaataacaataataatgttttttagccaaatactatttattatacaaataaaactatttttgatattaatacttttaattataataaaaattaaaatatttatgacaaaaataatactattttttatagtaatactttgaattataataaaaattataatatttaaaatctttcatcaaGACCCAATAGAATTGGGTCACGCCAGCCCTATTGAGCTGGATATCTAACATCGGACCCAAGACAATCGAGTCTTAGCAAAAGGCATGATTGCCTATGATAACTCCAAGTTGGGTCTGGACACGTCTGCGCAGAAAACCAAGTTGggttcttaaaattattattcaaagtgttcatataaaaaatattattatttatattataaatattattacttttattacTACCCgaagtattgatataaaaaatattattatttgtgtggtaattatttttgaaattcttaatataattatttatgttataaatataattatctttattataaataatagtgtgaatattaaaattatttttatttttattataattgatattattaataaaatattttataaattaaaaaatatatattattaatattaaaaaattattatttgtgttataattatttttattatgattaaaagtattaatactaaaaaaagtattatttgtgttataattatttttatttttatttttattataattaaaagtcttGGCGCGTCCACACCCAAACCCAAGTTGGGCCTGAACGCGTCCACGCTCAACTCCAAACCAAGTTGGCCTGGACGCGTCCACGCCCAACCCTAAGGTGGGCGTGGACGATCTACGCCCACACCATGTTGGGTTTGGACATGTCCACTCCCAACCACatgtgttaatataataatatgtggtataaatattattttttctcttataattgAAAGTGTCCCagtaaaaaatagtattatttgtgttataaatattattattattatcataactcaaagtattgatgtaaaaaatattattatttgtgttgtaatcatttttgaaattcttaatataattatttatgctacaaatattattatttttattataattctaaatattcatataaaaaatagtattatttatgttataaatattattatttttattataattaatagtatgaatattaaaaatattatcatttgtgttataaatattattattgttattataattaatattattaataaaatagttaataaatttgaaaaaaattattattaatattaaaaaaaaattattttttatattataaacttttacagtaatttttatgaaaataaaaagtgagcCCACCGCGTAGCGCgggatattattatttttattataatcaatagtctgaatattaaaaatattatcataaatattattatttttattataattgatattattaataaaataattcataaatttgaaaaaaattattattattattaaataaaaattatttgtgttataattatttttatttttattacgaTGAAaagtattaatagtaaaaataataatatttttttttattttttttatgattaagagtattaatattacaaatagtattatttgtgttataattatttttattataattaaaatttttcatattaaaaatagtatgatttgtgttataattataattaaaagtctgGGCGTGTCCACGCCCAACCCGAAATTGGGGGTGGAGGCGTACATGCCCAACTCCAAGTTGGGTTTGGAAGCGTTCACGCCCACCCTCatgtgttaatataataatgtgtgttataaatattattttttctcttatagtTCAAAGTATTCagatcaaaaataatattatttgtgttataaatattattatttttattataactcaaagtattgatataaaaagtattattatgTGTGGTAATCATCCTTggaattcttaatataattatttatgttataaatataattatttttattataattctaaatattcatataaaaaatattattatttatgttataaatattattaataaaattgaaaaaacaattattattaatattaaaaaaatattattttttatattataaatttttacaataaattttatgaaaataaaaagtaagtaCCGGCGGGCATCTAATTagtatattctaaaaataaatatccaacACATCAAGGACCATAATTAATTTCTCGATTTTGTTCATCTCCGAATTCCAAAATGCTCCCGACGTCCGAAAAGCGaatgcaaaaaagaagaagggctAAACCCacgaaagaaaaagaaaatccaaataaCTTCTCCCAGTGCATTGCAAACACGTGTGCTAAGATAGCGTGGAATCAGGTATTTTGTCGCGTAAATAGCGTCACActaaatccaaaaagaaaaagaaactccTCTCCCTCCCTTTACAATTCCCGCCACCAATCCCAGCTTGCACTTATAAAAGCAAAAAGAGCACCacccctaaaaataaaaaatccctaAATCCAATTCTTTTCTTGCCACCGGAGCAATCACTTTGCGTCTTTGACCCACTCCACACTCAAAGCATCCATCTTTCTCTCTATACATTCAAAAAGAAGAATGTCCTCTCTCATTCTCACTATTACCACTACTGCGACAACATTCTCAAACATAACAAACAAGATAGCGAAAATCAAAGGAACTTGGATCGTTTTTACTCAACTTGAAATCAAAGGCATTGTTGTTATAATTTCTATTGCTTTTTGTGGATTGGCTTGGTGTGATTGGAGATGGCGAGTTCGAGCGGGACCAAGAATGAAGGAGGTCCGCCGCGTTCGCTGTCTCGGAGAATGACGCGAGCGCAGACGACGGTGTTGGATTTGGCTGATGAGGATAGTCCCCCTGTTGATAGTGAGGTTGTGCCGTCTTCTTTGGCCCTTATCGCTCCTATTCTTCGCGTTGCTAACGagattgagaaggaaaattctCGGGTCGCCTATCTCTGTACGTAACCTCCTCCACTTCTCCTTtacctttactttttttttttcaaaaaaaattcatttatttatacaCTACATAAACAATACATTATATAATTGCTGctatgtttatttatatttttatgcaatCAGGCCGATTCCATGCGTTTGAGAAGGCTCATAAGATGGATCGGACGTCGAGTGGACGTGGAGTTCGACAGTTCAAGACCTATTTGTTGCACAGGCTTGAGAAGGTATaactaatttttatattttttaagaatatttttgctTCAGCCTCATGGCCGGGATTTcgggatttttatattttttaagaatatttttgctTCAGCCTCATGGCCGGGATTTCGGGAATGATATATTGTAGAGTTTTGAATCGTCTCCTTTTGTTACAGGATTTATTTTGTCTTGTtcaattttagatattttagttGGAACTAATTATTAGATTCTCGAAAACACTAGATGAGTTGTGGTGTTGGTTTTGTTCTTCTTGAATGAATTTTGTAGCTTAtagctgttttcttttcttgtttcaagTACCAATGAAGTGAATTTACATTAAGTGCATTGTTTCTGAATTTTCCTAGCGTTCTCATTATAAATCCCCGTTGTTTTAGCATTTCAAATTTTAACTGGCAGGCAGTATTTGCTCCTCGGCATCtggtaaatttaaaaatcttcacTGCTTTAtgaaaaatcatcataatttgTGTTTTGAAGTTCAAGATGTCACTCAAAATTAGTTTACATGCCAATTGTGTTCGTATTGTAAAACGAGGCAAATTTAGGTAGTGGTTTGATCACAACCGTAAAAATAACTGCCTGCTTACCTGATGTTTCTATCCCGCTTCTTTTAGGGTATCgggattttttagtttaactgCTTGCctgattcttaattaaaaataattaccatACTGCTGACCCGAATCTCAATGGAAGTAATTATCATACTGCTGGCCTGACTTCTTTGAGCATTCTTGGCATACTAGCTGAAGTTTGGTATGACTTTATAATAATAGCTT is drawn from Populus nigra chromosome 5, ddPopNigr1.1, whole genome shotgun sequence and contains these coding sequences:
- the LOC133694283 gene encoding uncharacterized protein LOC133694283, with protein sequence MVAEEESNNQGRRTRYRDSILGHNIVNRNRKESALRLYNDYFAKNPKFTKSQFRRRFRMSRRLFLRIANAVEAHNPYFKQRTDTLGVLGLSCLQKVTAAHLILAYDILADLTDEYLRIGETTAIESLRAFVKAIVEVFGDWYLRAPKEADMYRLLSIGEQRGFPGMLGSIDYRIYPNWSTFVKTILRPLGAKRKYSASKQESAGKDVEWAFGVLQSRFAIVRGHVRYWDEETLANIIKACIIMHNMIIEDEGAMNLGFDYECEVNFFISMSHGEIPELYDFLQTQN